The proteins below come from a single Sander vitreus isolate 19-12246 chromosome 15, sanVit1, whole genome shotgun sequence genomic window:
- the cyth1a gene encoding cytohesin-1a isoform X2: MVLKSEDGVVPDDLTPEEQQELENIRRRKQELQEDIQRLKDEIAEVTSEIENLGSTEERKNMQRNKQVAMGRKKFNMDPKKGIQFLIENDLLKNTSDDIAQFLYKGEGLNKTAIGDYLGERDDFNIQVLHAFVELHEFTDLNLVQALRQFLWSFRLPGEAQKIDRMMEAFAQRYCQCNPGVFQSTDTCYILSFAIIMLNTSLHNPNVKDKPSVERFISMNRGINEGGDLPEDLLRNLYDSIKNEPFKIPEDDGNDLTHTFFNPDREGWLLKLGGGRVKTWKRRWFILTDNCLYYFEYTTDKEPRGIIPLENLSIKEVEDKKPNCFELFIPDNKDQVIKACKTEADGRVVEGNHTFYRISAPTAEEKEEWMNSIKAAISRDPFYEMLAARKKKVSSMKRH; encoded by the exons ATGGTGCTAAAATCGGAAGACGGAGTAG TGCCGGACGACCTCACTccagaggagcagcaggaacTGGAGAATATCCGCCGGCGCAAGCAGGAGCTGCAGGAGGATATTCAG CGGCTGAAGGATGAGATAGCAGAAGTGACAAGTGAGATCGAGAACCTGGGTTCCACTGAGGAGAG GAAAAATATGCAGAGGAATAAACAGGTGGCCATGGGCCGTAAGAAATTTAACATGGACCCCAAAAAG GGGATCCAGTTCCTAATTGAGAACGACTTGCTGAAGAATACTAGCGACGACATTGCTCAGTTCCTCTACAAGGGCGAGGGCCTCAACAAAACAGCCATCGGAGATTACCTCGGAGAGAG AGATGACTTCAATATCCAAGTCCTCCATGCCTTTGTGGAGCTTCATGAGTTCACAGACCTTAACCTGGTTCAGGCCCTCAG ACAGTTCCTGTGGAGTTTTCGGCTACCAGGAGAAGCTCAGAAGATCGACCGCATGATGGAGGCCTTCGCTCAGCGCTACTGCCAATGCAACCCTGGTGTTTTTCAGTCCACAG acaCCTGTTACATCCTGTCATTTGCCATCATCATGCTAAACACCAGCCTCCACAACCCGAATGTGAAGGACAAGCCTTCTGTGGAACGATTCATCTCCATGAACAGAGGAATCAATGAGGGAGGAGACTTACCTGAGGACCTGCTCAGG AATCTGTATGACAGCATCAAGAATGAGCCTTTCAAAATCCCAGAGGATGACGGCAATGacctcacacacactttcttcaACCCAGACAGAGAGGGCTGGCTGCTAAAACTGGG AGGGGGACGAGTTAAAACCTGGAAGAGGAGGTGGTTTATCCTCACGGACAACTGTCTGTACTACTTTGAGTACACCACA GACAAAGAGCCCAGAGGAATCATCCCATTGGAGAACCTGAGCATCAAGGAGGTGGAGGATAAGAAGCCT AACTGCTTTGAGCTTTTCATTCCTGACAACAAGGACCAGGTGATAAAAGCGTGCAAGACCGAGGCTGACGGACGCGTTGTGGAGGGCAACCACACCTTCTACCGTATCTCCGCCCCCACTGCTGAGGAAAAAGAGGAATGGATGAACAGCATcaa AGCTGCCATCAGCAGGGACCCCTTTTATGAGATGCTGGCAGCCAGGAAGAAGAAGGTGTCGTCCATGAAGAGGCACTAG
- the cyth1a gene encoding cytohesin-1a isoform X1, translated as MGSVSELCVSSLQTFLCPAVKPLHQAPVPDDLTPEEQQELENIRRRKQELQEDIQRLKDEIAEVTSEIENLGSTEERKNMQRNKQVAMGRKKFNMDPKKGIQFLIENDLLKNTSDDIAQFLYKGEGLNKTAIGDYLGERDDFNIQVLHAFVELHEFTDLNLVQALRQFLWSFRLPGEAQKIDRMMEAFAQRYCQCNPGVFQSTDTCYILSFAIIMLNTSLHNPNVKDKPSVERFISMNRGINEGGDLPEDLLRNLYDSIKNEPFKIPEDDGNDLTHTFFNPDREGWLLKLGGRVKTWKRRWFILTDNCLYYFEYTTDKEPRGIIPLENLSIKEVEDKKPNCFELFIPDNKDQVIKACKTEADGRVVEGNHTFYRISAPTAEEKEEWMNSIKAAISRDPFYEMLAARKKKVSSMKRH; from the exons TGCCGGACGACCTCACTccagaggagcagcaggaacTGGAGAATATCCGCCGGCGCAAGCAGGAGCTGCAGGAGGATATTCAG CGGCTGAAGGATGAGATAGCAGAAGTGACAAGTGAGATCGAGAACCTGGGTTCCACTGAGGAGAG GAAAAATATGCAGAGGAATAAACAGGTGGCCATGGGCCGTAAGAAATTTAACATGGACCCCAAAAAG GGGATCCAGTTCCTAATTGAGAACGACTTGCTGAAGAATACTAGCGACGACATTGCTCAGTTCCTCTACAAGGGCGAGGGCCTCAACAAAACAGCCATCGGAGATTACCTCGGAGAGAG AGATGACTTCAATATCCAAGTCCTCCATGCCTTTGTGGAGCTTCATGAGTTCACAGACCTTAACCTGGTTCAGGCCCTCAG ACAGTTCCTGTGGAGTTTTCGGCTACCAGGAGAAGCTCAGAAGATCGACCGCATGATGGAGGCCTTCGCTCAGCGCTACTGCCAATGCAACCCTGGTGTTTTTCAGTCCACAG acaCCTGTTACATCCTGTCATTTGCCATCATCATGCTAAACACCAGCCTCCACAACCCGAATGTGAAGGACAAGCCTTCTGTGGAACGATTCATCTCCATGAACAGAGGAATCAATGAGGGAGGAGACTTACCTGAGGACCTGCTCAGG AATCTGTATGACAGCATCAAGAATGAGCCTTTCAAAATCCCAGAGGATGACGGCAATGacctcacacacactttcttcaACCCAGACAGAGAGGGCTGGCTGCTAAAACTGG GGGGACGAGTTAAAACCTGGAAGAGGAGGTGGTTTATCCTCACGGACAACTGTCTGTACTACTTTGAGTACACCACA GACAAAGAGCCCAGAGGAATCATCCCATTGGAGAACCTGAGCATCAAGGAGGTGGAGGATAAGAAGCCT AACTGCTTTGAGCTTTTCATTCCTGACAACAAGGACCAGGTGATAAAAGCGTGCAAGACCGAGGCTGACGGACGCGTTGTGGAGGGCAACCACACCTTCTACCGTATCTCCGCCCCCACTGCTGAGGAAAAAGAGGAATGGATGAACAGCATcaa AGCTGCCATCAGCAGGGACCCCTTTTATGAGATGCTGGCAGCCAGGAAGAAGAAGGTGTCGTCCATGAAGAGGCACTAG
- the cyth1a gene encoding cytohesin-1a isoform X3 — translation MEGENHVPDDLTPEEQQELENIRRRKQELQEDIQRLKDEIAEVTSEIENLGSTEERKNMQRNKQVAMGRKKFNMDPKKGIQFLIENDLLKNTSDDIAQFLYKGEGLNKTAIGDYLGERDDFNIQVLHAFVELHEFTDLNLVQALRQFLWSFRLPGEAQKIDRMMEAFAQRYCQCNPGVFQSTDTCYILSFAIIMLNTSLHNPNVKDKPSVERFISMNRGINEGGDLPEDLLRNLYDSIKNEPFKIPEDDGNDLTHTFFNPDREGWLLKLGGGRVKTWKRRWFILTDNCLYYFEYTTDKEPRGIIPLENLSIKEVEDKKPNCFELFIPDNKDQVIKACKTEADGRVVEGNHTFYRISAPTAEEKEEWMNSIKAAISRDPFYEMLAARKKKVSSMKRH, via the exons TGCCGGACGACCTCACTccagaggagcagcaggaacTGGAGAATATCCGCCGGCGCAAGCAGGAGCTGCAGGAGGATATTCAG CGGCTGAAGGATGAGATAGCAGAAGTGACAAGTGAGATCGAGAACCTGGGTTCCACTGAGGAGAG GAAAAATATGCAGAGGAATAAACAGGTGGCCATGGGCCGTAAGAAATTTAACATGGACCCCAAAAAG GGGATCCAGTTCCTAATTGAGAACGACTTGCTGAAGAATACTAGCGACGACATTGCTCAGTTCCTCTACAAGGGCGAGGGCCTCAACAAAACAGCCATCGGAGATTACCTCGGAGAGAG AGATGACTTCAATATCCAAGTCCTCCATGCCTTTGTGGAGCTTCATGAGTTCACAGACCTTAACCTGGTTCAGGCCCTCAG ACAGTTCCTGTGGAGTTTTCGGCTACCAGGAGAAGCTCAGAAGATCGACCGCATGATGGAGGCCTTCGCTCAGCGCTACTGCCAATGCAACCCTGGTGTTTTTCAGTCCACAG acaCCTGTTACATCCTGTCATTTGCCATCATCATGCTAAACACCAGCCTCCACAACCCGAATGTGAAGGACAAGCCTTCTGTGGAACGATTCATCTCCATGAACAGAGGAATCAATGAGGGAGGAGACTTACCTGAGGACCTGCTCAGG AATCTGTATGACAGCATCAAGAATGAGCCTTTCAAAATCCCAGAGGATGACGGCAATGacctcacacacactttcttcaACCCAGACAGAGAGGGCTGGCTGCTAAAACTGGG AGGGGGACGAGTTAAAACCTGGAAGAGGAGGTGGTTTATCCTCACGGACAACTGTCTGTACTACTTTGAGTACACCACA GACAAAGAGCCCAGAGGAATCATCCCATTGGAGAACCTGAGCATCAAGGAGGTGGAGGATAAGAAGCCT AACTGCTTTGAGCTTTTCATTCCTGACAACAAGGACCAGGTGATAAAAGCGTGCAAGACCGAGGCTGACGGACGCGTTGTGGAGGGCAACCACACCTTCTACCGTATCTCCGCCCCCACTGCTGAGGAAAAAGAGGAATGGATGAACAGCATcaa AGCTGCCATCAGCAGGGACCCCTTTTATGAGATGCTGGCAGCCAGGAAGAAGAAGGTGTCGTCCATGAAGAGGCACTAG
- the cyth1a gene encoding cytohesin-1a isoform X4, producing MKSTHLLPDDLTPEEQQELENIRRRKQELQEDIQRLKDEIAEVTSEIENLGSTEERKNMQRNKQVAMGRKKFNMDPKKGIQFLIENDLLKNTSDDIAQFLYKGEGLNKTAIGDYLGERDDFNIQVLHAFVELHEFTDLNLVQALRQFLWSFRLPGEAQKIDRMMEAFAQRYCQCNPGVFQSTDTCYILSFAIIMLNTSLHNPNVKDKPSVERFISMNRGINEGGDLPEDLLRNLYDSIKNEPFKIPEDDGNDLTHTFFNPDREGWLLKLGGGRVKTWKRRWFILTDNCLYYFEYTTDKEPRGIIPLENLSIKEVEDKKPNCFELFIPDNKDQVIKACKTEADGRVVEGNHTFYRISAPTAEEKEEWMNSIKAAISRDPFYEMLAARKKKVSSMKRH from the exons TGCCGGACGACCTCACTccagaggagcagcaggaacTGGAGAATATCCGCCGGCGCAAGCAGGAGCTGCAGGAGGATATTCAG CGGCTGAAGGATGAGATAGCAGAAGTGACAAGTGAGATCGAGAACCTGGGTTCCACTGAGGAGAG GAAAAATATGCAGAGGAATAAACAGGTGGCCATGGGCCGTAAGAAATTTAACATGGACCCCAAAAAG GGGATCCAGTTCCTAATTGAGAACGACTTGCTGAAGAATACTAGCGACGACATTGCTCAGTTCCTCTACAAGGGCGAGGGCCTCAACAAAACAGCCATCGGAGATTACCTCGGAGAGAG AGATGACTTCAATATCCAAGTCCTCCATGCCTTTGTGGAGCTTCATGAGTTCACAGACCTTAACCTGGTTCAGGCCCTCAG ACAGTTCCTGTGGAGTTTTCGGCTACCAGGAGAAGCTCAGAAGATCGACCGCATGATGGAGGCCTTCGCTCAGCGCTACTGCCAATGCAACCCTGGTGTTTTTCAGTCCACAG acaCCTGTTACATCCTGTCATTTGCCATCATCATGCTAAACACCAGCCTCCACAACCCGAATGTGAAGGACAAGCCTTCTGTGGAACGATTCATCTCCATGAACAGAGGAATCAATGAGGGAGGAGACTTACCTGAGGACCTGCTCAGG AATCTGTATGACAGCATCAAGAATGAGCCTTTCAAAATCCCAGAGGATGACGGCAATGacctcacacacactttcttcaACCCAGACAGAGAGGGCTGGCTGCTAAAACTGGG AGGGGGACGAGTTAAAACCTGGAAGAGGAGGTGGTTTATCCTCACGGACAACTGTCTGTACTACTTTGAGTACACCACA GACAAAGAGCCCAGAGGAATCATCCCATTGGAGAACCTGAGCATCAAGGAGGTGGAGGATAAGAAGCCT AACTGCTTTGAGCTTTTCATTCCTGACAACAAGGACCAGGTGATAAAAGCGTGCAAGACCGAGGCTGACGGACGCGTTGTGGAGGGCAACCACACCTTCTACCGTATCTCCGCCCCCACTGCTGAGGAAAAAGAGGAATGGATGAACAGCATcaa AGCTGCCATCAGCAGGGACCCCTTTTATGAGATGCTGGCAGCCAGGAAGAAGAAGGTGTCGTCCATGAAGAGGCACTAG